Genomic window (bacterium):
TCGCCTGGTTCCTTCACGCGCACCCCGGCTGGGCGCTGCAACGGGCTGAAGAGACCGAAGTGCCGGCGTCATGTGTCTCCGCCGACGGTTTTGTTGAAACCTGGCCGCACCGACATGGAATGGACGGCAGCTTTGCAGCCAAATTACAAAAATTATGAGCAAGCGACATGATGTACAATCAACGGGTGGAAAAAATCAAGACTCTCCTTGCCGGAATTCATTGGCGAAGGGTGGCCAAGGTCACGGCGATCATTGTCGTCGCCTACCTTATTTTTGATAACTTGTTAATGCCCCTCTATACCCGGCAATATCAAAGAGTGCCGGTTCCCGACGTCCATCTCAAATCCCTGGAGGAGGCTGAAAAAATTTTGAAGCGCTCTGGATTGCGCATGGTTAAAGAGGGCGAAAAGTTCGACGAGTCTTTGCCGGCAGGCCGGATCATTTTTCAGAATCCCAAGGCCTCAGCCCAGGTGAAAAAGGGCAGGCGCATTTATGTAACGGCCAGCAAGGGCGCCCGCTCCTTCACCATGCCTAAATTGGTCGGGCTGGCACTGCGTGACGCCAAATTTGTGCTGCAGGATCATGAGCTGTCGCTGGGTCTCACCACTTATCGCAGGGATCCCTTTTTGCCCGACGGGGTGGTCTGCGATCAATCTCCGGCAAGCGGCAAAACCGTCGGCGTGAACGCCCGCGTGGATATTGCCGTGAGTTTGGGCGTCGAACCGACAGAGTTTATCGTGCCGGATCTTGTCGGCAAATCCGAGGAAGAGGCCCTGATCGCTCTGCAGAAAGCAGGACTGACTGTAGGCGCCATCGCACGGCAGGCCACCGACCAACTGCTGCCCAACACCGTAATCAGTCAATCCAAAGAGGCTGGGCTGCAGGTGGCTAAAGGAGATACAGTGCATATCGTTGTGAGTGCACTGCCCTGATGCCCATTCGCCTGAGCCTGCTTCTGCCGAGGCCGCCGCCATATGGAAATACCGGCAATTCAATTTTTGCACTCATTGTATTGCCTTTTTTTCAGAACCAGTCTACCGAGCAACAAGACGGCATGAAAATAAGGAATTAACGCATAACGCCGACTTTTCAGGAGTTCAATGTGATACTCGCCCCTTCAATTTTGAACGCAGATTTTTCGCGATTGCCCGAGCAGGTGAAAGCCGCTGCAGTCGGGGGAGCCGACTGGCTGCATATAGACGTCATGGACGGTCATTTTGTCCCCAACATAACCTTTGGCCCGGTCGTGGTGGCAGGATTGCGGCGGATGGTCGATCTTCCTCTGGATGTGCATCTGATGATCGATAATCCGGATGCGTTTCTATCCGCCTACCGGGAGGCGGGAGCCGACTGGTTGACCGTACATGTGGAGGCGGCAAAACATCTCTGGCGGACAGTGGACACCATCCATGCCCTGGGCGCTAAAGCAGGCGTAACCCTCAATCCGGCCACCCCCCTGAGTCATCTAGAGCCTATCTTGGGTCAAGTGGATCTGGTTTTGGTTATGTCGGTGGAACCTGGTTTCGGCGGTCAAAAGTTTATTCCATCAGCCCTGAACCGCATTGCCCAGCTGGCCGAATGGCGTCGGCAGCGCGGCTATTCCTATCTCATCGAGGTGGACGGCGGTGTCGATGAGCAACTCGCCGGTTCTGTGATACAGGCCGGCGTCGATGTGCTCGTCGCCGGGTATGCTGTCTTCAAACAGCCGGACATCGGAGTAGCGATCCAACGTCTGCGCGCCTGTAAAAAAATTCTTGAACAGTGAGGATTTTTCAAATAAAGCTTGACAAATTACCCTCCTG
Coding sequences:
- a CDS encoding PASTA domain-containing protein yields the protein MMYNQRVEKIKTLLAGIHWRRVAKVTAIIVVAYLIFDNLLMPLYTRQYQRVPVPDVHLKSLEEAEKILKRSGLRMVKEGEKFDESLPAGRIIFQNPKASAQVKKGRRIYVTASKGARSFTMPKLVGLALRDAKFVLQDHELSLGLTTYRRDPFLPDGVVCDQSPASGKTVGVNARVDIAVSLGVEPTEFIVPDLVGKSEEEALIALQKAGLTVGAIARQATDQLLPNTVISQSKEAGLQVAKGDTVHIVVSALP
- a CDS encoding ribulose-phosphate 3-epimerase, with the protein product MILAPSILNADFSRLPEQVKAAAVGGADWLHIDVMDGHFVPNITFGPVVVAGLRRMVDLPLDVHLMIDNPDAFLSAYREAGADWLTVHVEAAKHLWRTVDTIHALGAKAGVTLNPATPLSHLEPILGQVDLVLVMSVEPGFGGQKFIPSALNRIAQLAEWRRQRGYSYLIEVDGGVDEQLAGSVIQAGVDVLVAGYAVFKQPDIGVAIQRLRACKKILEQ